The following coding sequences are from one Sesamum indicum cultivar Zhongzhi No. 13 linkage group LG11, S_indicum_v1.0, whole genome shotgun sequence window:
- the LOC105173211 gene encoding cucumber peeling cupredoxin-like, translating into MAAPRAMALCLIEVALLIYAAAAATSYSNHTVGGDAGWFFNSTTNKTSADYNAWAANQTFNLGDYLIFNTNTNQTVIQTYNTTTYNSCSMDDSLDTDTFQYDGGNNEFGSAVVISVPLTIEGTQYYFSDADDGKQCQHGMAFEIKVTHGLGLPPSLNQPPPPPYVPPPEPADQAQTPPITVVTSPPSGGMRTSANFSWLLLVLVLVSFLA; encoded by the exons ATGGCAGCACCCAGAGCCATGGCGCTCTGCCTGATTGAGGTGGCGCTGCTCATCTATGCGGCGGCCGCAGCGACGTCTTACAGCAACCACACGGTGGGGGGAGATGCCGGCTGGTTCTTCAACTCCACCACCAATAAGACTTCTGCTGACTATAATGCTTGGGCTGCCAACCAGACCTTCAATCTTGGAGACTATCTGA TTTTTAACACAAACACGAATCAAACCGTGATCCAGACCTACAACACAACGACTTACAATAGCTGCAGCATGGACGACTCATTAGACACCGATACATTTCAGTATGATGGGGGCAACAATGAATTTGGGAGCGCTGTGGTTATATCCGTACCCTTGACCATCGAGGGGACACAATACTACTTCTCGGATGCTGATGATGGTAAACAATGCCAACACGGAATGGCCTTTGAGATCAAGGTGACCCACGGGCTCGGCCTCCCCCCAAGCCTTAACCAACCACCACCTCCACCGTATGTTCCGCCACCAGAACCAGCAGACCAGGCACAAACGCCACCAATCACGGTTGTGACTAGTCCTCCAAGTGGTGGGATGAGGACTAGTGCTAACTTCAGTTGGTTGCTTTTGGTTCTTGTTTTAGTCTCATTCTTGGCATGA
- the LOC105173212 gene encoding uncharacterized protein LOC105173212, with amino-acid sequence MGGKGIRRREKNYRAAHGGSSRLPPPPDPSSVDAVPSKLRKIMSLAGAVRQPSNGPKKSTGNAVDKGIHSGEGTDSMTTGMKRKRTDQSLMAQPMKNDNDVPQNNMHEKKKKKKRKNKKADDLRFETVGAPGGAGSQRKERKKQRLEARKKKHKKPRTDEDDDFPGHEQIKFGDVVEAPPKLIAVPKAFKKTQDASQERLRLQAVDAYRKRKGWASRPGVQLPPPVTTSPFF; translated from the exons ATGGGGGGGAAGGGGATAaggagaagagagaagaattATAGAGCGGCGCATGGAGGGAGCAGTAGACTACCGCCGCCACCCGATCCCTCTTCGGTTGATGCTGTCCCCTCCAAACTTCGTAAAATCATGTCTTTGGCAG GAGCTGTGAGACAACCGAGTAATGGTCCAAAGAAAAGTACAGGGAATGCGGTTGATAAG GGAATTCATTCAGGGGAAGGAACTGATTCTATGACTACAgggatgaaaagaaaaagaactgaTCAGAGTTTGATGGCACAACCTATGAAAAACGACAATGATGTCCCTCAAAATAATATGcatgagaagaagaagaaaaagaagaggaaaaataaaaaagcagaTGACCTCCGATTTGAGACAGTGGGTGCACCAGGTGGTGCTGGTTCTCAAAGAAAAGAGCGTAAAAAACA GCGCCTGGAagcaagaaagaagaaacacaAAAAGCCCAGGACAGATGAGGATGATGATTTTCCAGGCcatgaacaaataaaatttggagATGTTGTTGAGGCGCCGCCTAAGTTAATTGCCGTTCCTAAG GCGTTCAAGAAAACCCAGGATGCTTCACAAGAAAGGCTTCGATTACAAGCAGTTGATGCCTACAGGAAACGTAAAGGATGGGCATCAAGGCCTGGGGTTCAGCTTCCTCCACCTGTGACTACGTCGCCATTCTTCTAG
- the LOC105173213 gene encoding cytochrome P450 704C1 isoform X2 translates to MAIIILCVIFSIISIQLLARKLQQKQGKKTYHPIGGTVFHQLVNFNRLHDYMTDLAGKHKTYRLIGPFRSEVYTSDPANVEYMLKTNFENYGKGWYNYSILKDLLGDGIFTVDGEKWREQRKVSSYEFSTRVLRDFSSVIFRDNVVKLTRIVSEAAISNEPMDIQATLDSIFRVAFGVDLDTMCGSNEEGAKFSNAFDDASALTLWRYVDILWKIKRTFGIGSEAKLKKTLRVIDEFVYKLISSKSEKMHESPDDSTLQLKKEDILSRFLQFQETDPKYLRDIILNFIIAGKDTTATTISWFIYMLCKHPLVQDKVAKEIKDVTDSKEVVSISEFAASVSEENLEKMHYLHAALTETLRLYPAVPVDAKVCLSDDTMPDGYSVNKGDMVAYQPYAMGRMRFIWGDDAEDFRPERWIDENGCFQQESPYKFTAFQAGPRICLGKEFAYRQMKIFSAVLLRFFVFKLSHEGQTVKYRTMINLHIDGGLSVRAFHRSDMKST, encoded by the exons ATGGCAATAATCATTCTCTGCGTTATCTTCTCCATCATCTCCATTCAACTGCTCGCGCGGAAACTGCAGCAGAAGCAGGGGAAGAAAACGTACCATCCAATTGGCGGCACCGTATTCCATCAGCTCGTCAACTTCAATAGGCTGCACGATTACATGACTGATCTTGCTGGGAAGCACAAGACTTACAGATTGATCGGCCCTTTTCGGAGTGAGGTTTATACCTCGGATCCGGCTAATGTTGAGTATATGCTGAAAACGAACTTTGAGAATTATGGCAAG GGATGGTACAACTATAGCATTCTAAAGGATCTGTTAGGTGATGGAATTTTCACAGTTGATGGTGAGAAGTGGAGGGAGCAGAGAAAAGTGTCGAGCTATGAGTTCTCGACAAGGGTATTGAGGGATTTTAGTAGTGTGATTTTCAGAGATAATGTCGTAAAGCTTACCAGAATAGTGTCTGAAGCTGCAATCTCCAATGAGCCAATGGATATCCAA GCGACTTTAGATTCGATATTCAGAGTTGCATTTGGAGTTGATTTAGACACTATGTGTGGTTCGAACGAAGAAGGTGCAAAATTTAGCAATGCTTTTGATGATGCGAGTGCATTGACTCTGTGGAGGTACGTGGATATTCTGTGGAAGATAAAGAGAACTTTCGGTATTGGTTCAGaagcaaaattgaagaaaactCTCAGAGTGATTGATGAATTTGTGTACAAGTTGATCTCTagtaaaagtgaaaaaatgcATGAGTCGCCGGATGATTCAACT CTCCAGTTGAAAAAAGAAGACATCTTGTCAAGGTTTTTGCAGTTCCAAGAGACAGATCCTAAGTACCTGAGAGATATCATATTGAATTTCATAATTGCTGGGAAGGACACAACAGCAACAACTATTTCCTGGTTTATTTACATGCTCTGCAAGCATCCTCTTGTACAGGACAAAGTGGCAAAAGAGATAAAAGATGTGACAGACTCAAAAGAGGTGGTAAGTATTTCAGAGTTTGCTGCTAGCGTGAGTGAAGAAAATCTGGAGAAGATGCATTACCTTCACGCTGCGTTGACCGAGACCCTGAGGCTCTATCCAGCTGTGCCAGTG GATGCAAAAGTATGCTTGTCTGATGACACAATGCCAGATGGATACAGTGTGAATAAAGGCGATATGGTGGCTTATCAACCGTATGCAATGGGAAGGATGAGATTCATATGGGGTGACGACGCAGAGGACTTCAGACCAGAAAGATGGATCGATGAGAATGGCTGCTTCCAGCAGGAGAGCCCCTACAAATTTACAGCTTTCCAG GCCGGGCCTCGGATTTGTTTGGGAAAGGAATTTGCTTACAGGCAGATGAAGATCTTCTCAGCTGTTCTGCTGAGATTCTTTGTCTTTAAATTAAGTCATGAGGGGCAAACGGTGAAGTACAGAACAATGATCAATCTTCACATTGATGGGGGGCTCAGCGTTCGTGCCTTCCACAGATCAGATATGAAGTCGACGTGA
- the LOC105173213 gene encoding cytochrome P450 704C1 isoform X1, translating into MAIIILCVIFSIISIQLLARKLQQKQGKKTYHPIGGTVFHQLVNFNRLHDYMTDLAGKHKTYRLIGPFRSEVYTSDPANVEYMLKTNFENYGKGWYNYSILKDLLGDGIFTVDGEKWREQRKVSSYEFSTRVLRDFSSVIFRDNVVKLTRIVSEAAISNEPMDIQDLFMKATLDSIFRVAFGVDLDTMCGSNEEGAKFSNAFDDASALTLWRYVDILWKIKRTFGIGSEAKLKKTLRVIDEFVYKLISSKSEKMHESPDDSTLQLKKEDILSRFLQFQETDPKYLRDIILNFIIAGKDTTATTISWFIYMLCKHPLVQDKVAKEIKDVTDSKEVVSISEFAASVSEENLEKMHYLHAALTETLRLYPAVPVDAKVCLSDDTMPDGYSVNKGDMVAYQPYAMGRMRFIWGDDAEDFRPERWIDENGCFQQESPYKFTAFQAGPRICLGKEFAYRQMKIFSAVLLRFFVFKLSHEGQTVKYRTMINLHIDGGLSVRAFHRSDMKST; encoded by the exons ATGGCAATAATCATTCTCTGCGTTATCTTCTCCATCATCTCCATTCAACTGCTCGCGCGGAAACTGCAGCAGAAGCAGGGGAAGAAAACGTACCATCCAATTGGCGGCACCGTATTCCATCAGCTCGTCAACTTCAATAGGCTGCACGATTACATGACTGATCTTGCTGGGAAGCACAAGACTTACAGATTGATCGGCCCTTTTCGGAGTGAGGTTTATACCTCGGATCCGGCTAATGTTGAGTATATGCTGAAAACGAACTTTGAGAATTATGGCAAG GGATGGTACAACTATAGCATTCTAAAGGATCTGTTAGGTGATGGAATTTTCACAGTTGATGGTGAGAAGTGGAGGGAGCAGAGAAAAGTGTCGAGCTATGAGTTCTCGACAAGGGTATTGAGGGATTTTAGTAGTGTGATTTTCAGAGATAATGTCGTAAAGCTTACCAGAATAGTGTCTGAAGCTGCAATCTCCAATGAGCCAATGGATATCCAA GACCTTTTCATGAAGGCGACTTTAGATTCGATATTCAGAGTTGCATTTGGAGTTGATTTAGACACTATGTGTGGTTCGAACGAAGAAGGTGCAAAATTTAGCAATGCTTTTGATGATGCGAGTGCATTGACTCTGTGGAGGTACGTGGATATTCTGTGGAAGATAAAGAGAACTTTCGGTATTGGTTCAGaagcaaaattgaagaaaactCTCAGAGTGATTGATGAATTTGTGTACAAGTTGATCTCTagtaaaagtgaaaaaatgcATGAGTCGCCGGATGATTCAACT CTCCAGTTGAAAAAAGAAGACATCTTGTCAAGGTTTTTGCAGTTCCAAGAGACAGATCCTAAGTACCTGAGAGATATCATATTGAATTTCATAATTGCTGGGAAGGACACAACAGCAACAACTATTTCCTGGTTTATTTACATGCTCTGCAAGCATCCTCTTGTACAGGACAAAGTGGCAAAAGAGATAAAAGATGTGACAGACTCAAAAGAGGTGGTAAGTATTTCAGAGTTTGCTGCTAGCGTGAGTGAAGAAAATCTGGAGAAGATGCATTACCTTCACGCTGCGTTGACCGAGACCCTGAGGCTCTATCCAGCTGTGCCAGTG GATGCAAAAGTATGCTTGTCTGATGACACAATGCCAGATGGATACAGTGTGAATAAAGGCGATATGGTGGCTTATCAACCGTATGCAATGGGAAGGATGAGATTCATATGGGGTGACGACGCAGAGGACTTCAGACCAGAAAGATGGATCGATGAGAATGGCTGCTTCCAGCAGGAGAGCCCCTACAAATTTACAGCTTTCCAG GCCGGGCCTCGGATTTGTTTGGGAAAGGAATTTGCTTACAGGCAGATGAAGATCTTCTCAGCTGTTCTGCTGAGATTCTTTGTCTTTAAATTAAGTCATGAGGGGCAAACGGTGAAGTACAGAACAATGATCAATCTTCACATTGATGGGGGGCTCAGCGTTCGTGCCTTCCACAGATCAGATATGAAGTCGACGTGA